From a region of the Paenibacillus sp. R14(2021) genome:
- a CDS encoding N-acetyltransferase, with translation MIRARRARTDDQEIIRLIKQELIPLSYTASPRDAQTIRELPKRLSDGVSLVYSRTKKSMPLGFIHFYTRGQLLLYDMLVVHPQHRGKQIGTLLMNEAELHSRQQGATHARLFVDYGNPRAQRLYARLGFQTVRYYSDLRCYEMLKALV, from the coding sequence ATGATTCGAGCAAGGCGGGCACGCACGGATGACCAGGAGATCATCCGCCTCATCAAGCAGGAGCTCATTCCACTTTCCTATACGGCATCGCCCCGAGATGCCCAGACGATCCGCGAGCTGCCCAAACGTCTCAGCGACGGCGTATCCCTTGTCTACTCCCGCACGAAAAAAAGCATGCCGCTCGGGTTCATTCACTTCTATACGCGGGGGCAGCTGCTCCTCTACGATATGCTTGTCGTTCATCCGCAGCATCGCGGCAAACAAATCGGCACGCTGCTCATGAACGAGGCGGAACTGCACAGCCGTCAGCAAGGCGCCACCCACGCGAGGCTCTTCGTAGATTACGGCAATCCAAGAGCCCAGCGGCTCTATGCGCGGCTGGGCTTCCAGACTGTCCGTTATTACTCCGATCTTCGCTGTTACGAGATGCTGAAGGCGCTGGTGTAA
- the ilvB gene encoding biosynthetic-type acetolactate synthase large subunit, with amino-acid sequence MVAQNATLRSKEEIKENLRKPEVITGSEILLRSLVLEDVECVFGYPGGAVLYIYDAMHGFSDFKHLLTRHEQGAIHAADGYARASGKVGVCIATSGPGATNLVTGIATAYMDSVPLVVITGNVATTLIGTDAFQEADITGITMPITKHSYLVRKAADLPRIIHEAFHIANTGRKGPVLIDIPKDVSAELTLFEPVTEVSIRGYNPTVQPNKLQVDKMLKAISEAERPIVLAGGGVVYSGGHEELHEFIIKSGIPITTTLLGLGAFPSGEDLWLGMPGMHGTYTANMSIQSADLLINIGARFDDRVTGKLAGFAPHAKIVHIDIDPAEIGKNVPTDIPIVGDVKTVLQLANKDVKYAAKADAWRAQIAASKLEKPFKYQDSDEELKPQWVIEMLYEESKGEAIVTTDVGQHQMWAAQYYKFNKPRSWVTSGGLGTMGFGFPSAIGAQMANPDRLVISINGDGGMQMCAQELAICAINNIPVKVVIINNQVLGMVRQWQELIYDNRYSHIDLSGSPDFVKLADAYGVRGFRASTKEEARAAWIEAMNHPGPAVVEFVVRKHENVYPMVTQGSTIDQMIMGDAE; translated from the coding sequence ATGGTCGCTCAAAACGCAACGTTAAGGTCAAAAGAAGAAATTAAGGAAAACCTGAGAAAACCGGAGGTTATCACCGGCTCAGAAATTTTGCTCCGCAGCTTGGTGCTTGAGGATGTGGAATGCGTATTCGGCTATCCCGGCGGCGCTGTGTTGTATATTTATGATGCCATGCACGGATTCTCGGACTTTAAGCATCTGCTGACCCGCCACGAGCAAGGCGCCATTCATGCGGCCGACGGTTATGCGCGGGCTAGCGGTAAAGTTGGCGTATGTATTGCTACATCGGGACCTGGAGCTACAAATCTAGTCACGGGTATCGCAACTGCGTATATGGATTCGGTGCCGCTTGTCGTCATCACCGGCAACGTAGCGACGACTTTGATCGGTACGGATGCTTTCCAAGAAGCTGATATTACCGGCATCACAATGCCGATTACTAAACATAGTTATTTGGTTCGCAAGGCAGCGGACCTGCCGCGGATCATTCATGAAGCTTTCCACATCGCCAATACTGGCCGCAAAGGTCCTGTCCTGATCGATATTCCGAAGGACGTATCCGCAGAGCTGACGCTGTTTGAACCCGTTACGGAAGTAAGCATCCGCGGCTACAACCCGACCGTACAGCCGAACAAGCTGCAGGTCGACAAAATGCTGAAAGCCATCAGCGAAGCAGAACGTCCGATCGTTCTAGCTGGCGGCGGCGTCGTATACTCCGGCGGTCATGAAGAGCTGCACGAGTTCATCATCAAATCGGGCATCCCGATTACGACAACGCTTCTCGGACTCGGCGCATTCCCGAGCGGCGAAGATCTGTGGCTTGGCATGCCGGGCATGCACGGCACGTATACGGCGAATATGTCGATTCAATCGGCGGATCTGCTCATCAACATCGGCGCGCGTTTCGACGACCGCGTTACCGGCAAGCTCGCCGGCTTCGCGCCGCATGCCAAGATCGTTCACATCGATATCGATCCGGCTGAAATCGGCAAAAACGTGCCGACGGATATTCCAATCGTAGGCGATGTGAAAACGGTGCTGCAGCTCGCGAACAAAGACGTGAAATACGCGGCGAAAGCCGATGCATGGCGTGCACAGATCGCGGCTTCAAAGCTGGAGAAACCGTTTAAGTACCAGGACAGCGATGAAGAGCTGAAGCCGCAATGGGTTATCGAAATGCTTTATGAAGAATCCAAAGGCGAAGCCATCGTAACGACGGACGTTGGCCAGCATCAAATGTGGGCTGCACAATATTACAAGTTCAACAAGCCGCGCTCGTGGGTGACTTCTGGTGGTCTCGGCACGATGGGCTTCGGTTTCCCTTCGGCGATCGGTGCTCAAATGGCGAATCCGGACCGTCTCGTTATTTCGATTAATGGTGACGGCGGCATGCAAATGTGCGCACAGGAGCTTGCGATTTGCGCCATCAACAACATCCCGGTTAAAGTGGTTATCATCAACAATCAGGTACTCGGCATGGTTCGCCAATGGCAGGAACTGATCTATGATAACCGGTACAGCCATATCGATCTGTCCGGCAGTCCTGATTTCGTGAAATTGGCGGATGCGTACGGCGTGAGAGGCTTCCGTGCTTCGACGAAGGAAGAAGCGCGCGCGGCATGGATCGAAGCGATGAACCACCCAGGACCGGCCGTTGTGGAGTTTGTTGTCCGCAAGCACGAGAACGTGTATCCGATGGTTACGCAAGGCTCGACGATTGATCAAATGATAATGGGGGATGCGGAATGA
- a CDS encoding response regulator transcription factor, translating into MNGTPIRVMLVEDDPDWRRGLIAFLNGEPDMTVVGETDDPGAALQLAAETEPDVILLDIMMADNPEGLRLAGELSGSTTARIMMLTSMEDRAFVAEAFRAGAVNYLVKSEFASIPASIRQAAANQSDIDASAARQMLEEFRRLKKLERDYETDKFKRMLTPSEVQLLAMIHEGYSQTQIAEKSFLSLRTVKNHVNNILRKIGGKSSKEAAQKAKDHELF; encoded by the coding sequence ATGAACGGCACACCAATACGCGTCATGCTGGTCGAAGACGATCCGGACTGGCGAAGAGGGTTGATCGCCTTCCTGAACGGCGAACCCGATATGACGGTCGTTGGCGAGACGGACGATCCCGGCGCAGCGCTGCAGCTGGCAGCCGAAACAGAGCCGGATGTCATCCTGCTTGATATTATGATGGCGGACAACCCCGAGGGTCTCCGTCTTGCAGGAGAGCTGTCGGGGTCGACGACCGCTCGCATTATGATGCTGACCTCGATGGAAGATAGAGCTTTCGTCGCCGAAGCGTTTCGTGCAGGTGCGGTCAATTATTTGGTCAAATCCGAATTCGCCTCGATTCCGGCGTCCATCCGGCAGGCTGCGGCGAATCAATCCGACATTGACGCCTCCGCGGCGAGGCAGATGCTGGAGGAATTCCGCAGGCTGAAGAAGCTGGAGCGCGACTATGAGACGGATAAGTTCAAACGGATGCTGACGCCGTCCGAAGTGCAGCTGCTTGCCATGATTCACGAAGGGTACAGCCAGACGCAGATTGCGGAGAAGTCGTTCTTGTCGCTCCGTACGGTGAAGAATCACGTGAACAACATTCTACGCAAAATTGGCGGTAAAAGCAGTAAGGAAGCTGCGCAGAAGGCGAAGGACCATGAGCTTTTCTGA
- the infC gene encoding translation initiation factor IF-3, whose protein sequence is MRVPCGSAFFDDCLIHNFWRWQVISREHQINDEIRAREVRVVGAEGEQLGIKLFREALQLAIDLNLDLVNVAPTAKPPVCRIMDYGKFRYEQQKKDKEARKNQKIVDTKEVWFRANIDENDYQTKFRNVVKFLGEGDKVKCSVRFRGREITHASVGQKILDRLATEVADLCVMERVPKLEGRSMIMILAPKPTN, encoded by the coding sequence ATGCGGGTCCCTTGCGGATCCGCATTTTTTGATGATTGCTTGATTCATAATTTTTGGAGGTGGCAGGTTATTAGCAGGGAACATCAAATCAACGATGAGATTCGCGCCAGAGAAGTACGCGTCGTAGGTGCTGAGGGCGAGCAGCTCGGCATCAAGCTCTTCCGCGAAGCATTGCAATTGGCGATCGATTTGAACTTGGACCTCGTAAACGTTGCACCGACAGCGAAACCGCCGGTGTGCCGGATTATGGACTATGGCAAATTCCGTTATGAGCAGCAGAAGAAAGACAAGGAAGCGCGCAAGAACCAGAAGATCGTCGACACGAAGGAAGTTTGGTTCCGTGCCAACATTGACGAGAACGACTACCAAACGAAGTTCCGCAATGTCGTGAAGTTCTTGGGTGAAGGCGATAAAGTGAAATGTTCCGTCCGTTTCCGCGGTCGTGAAATCACACATGCTTCTGTCGGTCAGAAGATTTTGGACCGACTTGCAACCGAAGTTGCTGATTTGTGCGTCATGGAGCGTGTCCCCAAGCTTGAGGGCCGCAGCATGATCATGATTTTGGCACCTAAACCGACTAACTAA
- the ilvC gene encoding ketol-acid reductoisomerase, whose translation MAVTLYYEKDADQSVLQGKTIAVIGYGSQGHAQAQNLRDSGLKVIIGLRAGKSAEKAKNDGFEVLSVGEAVKLADVVQILMPDETQARVYKEEIEPNLKQGAALMFSHGFNVHFGQIKPRKDNDVLLVAPKSPGHMVRRTYVEGFGVPGLIAIEQDATGNAQAIGLAYAKGIGCTRAGVIETSFREETETDLFGEQAVLCGGATALVKAGFETLVEAGYAPEMAYFECLHELKLIVDLMYEGGLSTMRDSISNTAEYGDYVTGPRIVTDETKKAMKAVLTDIQQGKFARDFILENQSNNAFMSATRRNEAQHPIEVVGSQLRELMHWIKK comes from the coding sequence ATGGCAGTTACATTGTATTATGAAAAAGATGCAGACCAAAGCGTTCTGCAAGGTAAAACCATCGCAGTTATCGGTTACGGTTCCCAAGGTCATGCACAAGCGCAAAACCTGCGCGACAGCGGTCTGAAAGTCATTATCGGTCTTCGCGCCGGTAAATCCGCTGAGAAAGCTAAAAACGACGGTTTCGAAGTATTGTCCGTTGGCGAAGCGGTTAAGCTCGCTGATGTTGTACAAATCTTGATGCCTGACGAAACGCAAGCCCGCGTTTACAAAGAAGAAATCGAGCCGAACCTGAAACAAGGCGCAGCACTGATGTTCTCGCATGGTTTCAACGTTCACTTCGGCCAAATCAAACCGCGCAAAGACAACGACGTATTGCTCGTTGCTCCTAAATCGCCGGGTCACATGGTTCGCCGTACGTATGTTGAAGGCTTTGGCGTACCTGGTCTGATCGCAATCGAGCAGGATGCAACAGGCAACGCGCAAGCGATCGGCCTTGCTTATGCAAAAGGCATCGGCTGCACGCGTGCAGGGGTTATCGAAACTTCGTTCCGCGAAGAAACAGAAACCGATCTGTTCGGTGAGCAAGCCGTTCTTTGCGGCGGTGCAACTGCACTGGTTAAAGCGGGTTTCGAAACATTGGTTGAAGCCGGCTATGCGCCTGAAATGGCATACTTCGAATGTCTGCATGAGCTGAAGCTCATCGTTGACCTGATGTATGAAGGCGGCCTTTCCACAATGCGCGATTCCATCTCCAATACAGCGGAGTATGGCGACTATGTAACAGGTCCTCGTATCGTTACTGACGAAACGAAGAAAGCAATGAAAGCTGTTCTGACGGATATTCAACAAGGTAAATTCGCTCGCGACTTCATCTTGGAGAACCAATCTAACAATGCATTCATGTCGGCAACTCGCCGCAACGAAGCACAGCACCCAATCGAAGTGGTTGGCAGTCAACTTCGTGAATTGATGCACTGGATCAAGAAATAA
- a CDS encoding HAMP domain-containing sensor histidine kinase has protein sequence MFFVWIVLWIAAALLIIANRRNPAGRWLSFVAFCGGMGALASVLEGWITTMQQNGDIDASGEHVLRVIQRCCSWTSYYGLPYGFLCFGAAYNRESIPSRLAEWLPLLAALLPLGMLSLPLAEDYPVHYSILAGWAIPYFLAGAALLLTKRHVHPAERRAHAVLLLAVLPAVLIALMMNFVLPLFGLYRLWVYNVWPIGFAFVVFIASLFSYGFLGVQLLIERRQLNYSLRAITSGTAMLNHAIKNDIGKIKLFTDKMTREAQGNEELTADIRVVGTAAAHIEAMIRSVHERTQELRLQLKLVSLAELVRSELAAVEEQCETKGIILHIKLDEAAVATADFEQTKEAIHNVLQNAIDAMPSGGELTASVINSRRGGTIEIRDSGTGIDKASLRKVVEPFFTTKSGKAMNFGLGLAYCAQLMSRQGGELRISSELGAGTVVRFHFRAIKKERKR, from the coding sequence ATGTTTTTTGTATGGATTGTGCTTTGGATCGCTGCCGCGCTGCTGATTATCGCGAACCGCCGAAATCCGGCAGGACGCTGGCTCAGCTTCGTCGCTTTTTGCGGCGGTATGGGGGCGCTTGCATCGGTGCTTGAAGGCTGGATTACGACAATGCAGCAGAACGGCGATATCGATGCATCCGGCGAGCATGTGCTGCGGGTCATTCAGCGCTGCTGCTCATGGACGAGCTACTATGGACTGCCTTACGGCTTTCTATGCTTCGGTGCGGCCTATAACCGAGAATCGATTCCCTCGCGATTGGCTGAGTGGCTGCCGCTATTAGCTGCCTTGCTGCCGCTCGGCATGCTGAGTTTGCCGCTGGCCGAAGATTATCCTGTTCATTACTCGATTCTTGCTGGATGGGCAATCCCTTATTTTCTAGCCGGAGCCGCGCTGCTGCTAACCAAACGCCATGTTCATCCGGCAGAACGCCGCGCGCATGCCGTACTCCTGCTTGCTGTTCTGCCTGCCGTATTGATCGCGCTGATGATGAACTTTGTGCTTCCGTTGTTCGGTCTATACCGGCTCTGGGTGTATAACGTTTGGCCGATCGGATTCGCCTTCGTCGTCTTTATCGCGTCGCTGTTCAGCTACGGGTTTCTGGGCGTGCAGCTGCTGATTGAGCGGCGACAGCTCAATTATTCCCTGCGGGCAATCACGAGCGGGACGGCGATGCTGAATCATGCCATCAAGAACGACATCGGGAAGATCAAGCTGTTCACGGATAAGATGACCCGTGAAGCGCAAGGCAATGAAGAGCTAACCGCGGATATACGCGTTGTCGGCACGGCTGCGGCGCACATCGAGGCCATGATTAGAAGCGTGCACGAACGGACGCAGGAGCTGCGCCTGCAGCTTAAGCTCGTCTCGCTCGCAGAGCTGGTCCGCAGCGAGCTGGCCGCCGTCGAAGAGCAGTGCGAGACGAAAGGAATTATTCTTCATATAAAGCTGGATGAAGCGGCTGTCGCCACAGCGGATTTCGAACAAACGAAAGAAGCGATTCATAACGTGCTGCAAAATGCGATAGACGCCATGCCAAGCGGAGGCGAGCTGACGGCTTCCGTCATTAATAGCAGAAGGGGCGGAACGATCGAAATCCGAGATTCGGGAACGGGGATCGACAAAGCCAGCCTCCGCAAAGTGGTGGAGCCTTTCTTTACGACCAAGAGCGGTAAAGCGATGAATTTCGGCCTGGGGCTGGCCTACTGTGCCCAGCTGATGAGCCGCCAAGGCGGGGAGCTGCGCATTAGCAGCGAGCTCGGGGCGGGTACGGTCGTGCGTTTTCATTTTCGAGCAATAAAAAAGGAGCGTAAACGATGA
- the rpmI gene encoding 50S ribosomal protein L35 has product MPKMKTHSSLKDRFKITGTGKVKRYKAYRNHLLSGKSARQKRVLATQPLMASGDIKRLAQGLANIKG; this is encoded by the coding sequence ATGCCTAAAATGAAAACTCACAGCAGTTTGAAAGACCGTTTCAAAATTACGGGTACCGGTAAAGTGAAACGCTACAAAGCGTACAGAAATCATCTTCTTTCCGGCAAATCTGCTCGTCAAAAACGTGTTCTAGCTACACAACCGCTTATGGCTTCAGGCGATATCAAACGTCTGGCGCAAGGTCTTGCAAACATCAAAGGTTAA
- the ilvN gene encoding acetolactate synthase small subunit — protein sequence MKRHTIAVIVNDQPGVLQRVSGLFGRRGFNIESITVGTSEEAGLSRMVIVTTGDDKTLEQVIKQLYKLIDVIKVVDLSANPMVGRELALIKVNAEPAARPEIMGVVETFRAAVVDIGTHSLMVQVVGDTEKIDAMVELMKPYGIRELSRTGVTAMIRGNAK from the coding sequence ATGAAAAGGCATACGATAGCCGTTATCGTCAACGACCAGCCCGGCGTCCTCCAACGCGTATCCGGATTGTTCGGACGCCGCGGCTTCAATATTGAAAGCATCACCGTCGGGACAAGCGAGGAAGCCGGCTTGTCCCGGATGGTCATCGTAACTACGGGCGATGATAAAACGCTGGAACAGGTCATCAAGCAATTGTACAAGCTCATCGACGTTATTAAAGTCGTGGACCTGAGCGCGAACCCGATGGTTGGCCGCGAGCTGGCTCTCATTAAAGTCAATGCGGAACCAGCGGCTCGTCCCGAAATCATGGGCGTCGTGGAAACGTTCCGCGCAGCCGTCGTCGACATCGGCACGCATTCGCTAATGGTACAGGTTGTCGGCGACACGGAGAAAATCGATGCCATGGTAGAGCTGATGAAGCCATACGGCATTCGCGAGCTGTCCCGTACCGGCGTTACTGCAATGATTCGCGGCAACGCGAAATAA
- the rplT gene encoding 50S ribosomal protein L20, with translation MARVKGGFVRARRRKRILKLAKGYFGSKHRLFKTAKEQVMKSLLYAYRDRRQHKRDIRKLWIVRINAAARQNGLSYSKFMFGLKQAGIEVNRKMLADLAVNDITSFNTFANLAKQKVNA, from the coding sequence ATGGCAAGAGTTAAAGGCGGATTCGTCCGCGCACGTCGTCGTAAAAGAATTTTGAAGCTGGCAAAAGGTTATTTCGGTTCCAAGCATCGCCTGTTTAAAACAGCAAAAGAGCAAGTCATGAAATCCTTGCTTTATGCATACCGTGACCGTCGTCAACACAAACGCGACATCCGCAAACTGTGGATCGTTCGTATCAATGCTGCAGCTCGCCAAAACGGTCTGTCCTACAGCAAATTCATGTTCGGCTTGAAACAGGCTGGCATCGAAGTAAACCGCAAAATGCTTGCTGATCTTGCAGTGAACGACATCACTTCGTTCAACACGTTTGCAAATCTTGCAAAACAAAAAGTAAACGCGTAA
- a CDS encoding 2-isopropylmalate synthase — protein sequence MRKIYIFDTTLRDGEQSPGVNLNTNEKVEIAYQLEKLGVDRIEAGFPAASPGDLAAVDAVARAVKNATVIGLSRSREQDIDAAREALKNAQDPCLHLFLATSPIHRKYKLRMEKDQVLEAAERAIRYAKQYFSKIEFSPEDAGRTELDFLCEVTAMAIRAGATVVNIPDTVGYMNPSEYGHIFKTLKQNVPGIEKIQLSAHCHDDLGMATANALAAILNGADQIEGTINGIGERAGNTAIEEVAMALATRADFFQATTSLNLKEIAKTSRLVSKLTGMVVPGNKAIVGANAFAHESGIHQDGMLKEKTTYEIISPETIGLVDSKLVLGKHSGRAAFREKLIDLGYELGEDAVNTAFAKFKDLADRKKNVSDEDIRAMLEEKLVDTPEVYALEQIEVSYGNKSTPSATIRIRLTDGSVQEMKAEGNGSVDAIYNAIDALTAENVELEDYSIKSVTHGKDALGEVHVVLKQDEVSAQGRGVSTDILEASARAYVDALNRLIEKRKSPGRRDKMSLI from the coding sequence ATGCGCAAAATTTATATTTTCGATACGACGCTTCGTGACGGTGAGCAGTCTCCGGGCGTGAACCTCAACACGAATGAAAAAGTTGAAATTGCCTACCAGCTCGAGAAGCTCGGCGTAGACCGGATTGAAGCCGGCTTCCCTGCCGCTTCTCCCGGTGATCTTGCTGCGGTTGACGCCGTGGCCCGCGCCGTGAAGAATGCAACGGTTATCGGCTTGTCCCGTTCACGCGAACAGGATATCGATGCGGCGCGCGAAGCGCTGAAGAATGCGCAGGATCCATGCCTGCATCTGTTCCTTGCTACTTCCCCGATTCACCGGAAGTATAAGCTGCGGATGGAGAAGGATCAGGTGCTTGAAGCAGCGGAGCGCGCGATCCGGTATGCGAAGCAGTATTTCAGCAAGATCGAGTTCTCGCCGGAGGATGCGGGACGCACGGAACTCGATTTTCTGTGCGAAGTGACGGCAATGGCCATTCGGGCAGGCGCAACGGTTGTGAATATTCCGGATACGGTAGGGTATATGAACCCATCCGAATACGGCCATATTTTCAAGACGCTGAAGCAAAACGTACCTGGCATCGAGAAAATCCAGCTTAGCGCGCACTGCCATGACGATCTTGGCATGGCGACGGCGAATGCGTTGGCCGCGATTCTGAACGGCGCGGATCAAATCGAAGGCACGATTAACGGAATCGGCGAGCGCGCAGGCAATACGGCGATTGAAGAAGTGGCGATGGCGCTTGCTACGCGCGCGGACTTCTTCCAAGCGACGACTTCACTGAACCTGAAGGAAATTGCCAAGACGAGCCGGCTGGTTAGCAAGCTAACGGGTATGGTCGTTCCAGGCAATAAGGCAATCGTAGGTGCCAATGCGTTTGCTCATGAATCCGGCATCCATCAGGACGGCATGCTCAAGGAGAAAACGACGTACGAGATCATTTCTCCGGAGACGATCGGTTTGGTCGATTCCAAGCTGGTCCTGGGCAAACACTCCGGCCGCGCTGCATTCCGCGAGAAGCTGATCGACCTCGGTTACGAGCTGGGCGAAGATGCCGTGAACACGGCGTTCGCGAAGTTCAAGGATTTGGCGGACCGGAAGAAGAACGTCAGCGACGAGGACATTCGCGCGATGCTGGAAGAGAAGCTGGTGGATACGCCTGAGGTGTATGCACTAGAGCAGATCGAAGTCAGCTACGGCAACAAGTCTACGCCAAGCGCGACAATTCGAATCCGTCTTACGGACGGCAGCGTGCAGGAGATGAAAGCAGAAGGCAACGGCTCGGTAGATGCGATCTACAACGCGATTGACGCGCTGACTGCGGAGAACGTGGAGCTGGAGGATTACTCCATCAAATCCGTTACGCACGGCAAAGACGCGCTCGGCGAGGTTCATGTCGTGCTGAAGCAGGATGAAGTATCCGCGCAAGGCCGCGGCGTGAGCACGGATATTCTTGAAGCTAGTGCACGCGCCTACGTGGACGCGCTGAACCGGTTGATCGAGAAGCGGAAGTCGCCGGGACGCCGCGATAAAATGAGCCTGATTTAA